A genome region from Bacteroidota bacterium includes the following:
- the cadA gene encoding cadmium-translocating P-type ATPase: MSTDERHIELKIEGMDCANCALGITRKLTKGGHQQVQVNFATGEATLELAPETTRQQVVSDITSLGYRVVEPAAADQKQPLRLTTEQKFWFCLVFTVPLFFGHMLFGHGAWINQPWVQLALCLPVLAVGGFHFARSAWGSVRSGVANMDVLILLGSTAAFGYSLFGWFTAANAHEVHNYLFFETTATIITLVLLGNVFEHRAVKRTTTAIDELAALQPSTARRITSHGNHEHIEEVPAASLRVGDLLQLNTGDAVPADATVTEGSGAANEAMMTGEAIPVNKQPGDSLTGGTILLQGPLRARVIRTGKNTLLAKIIDLVKQAQQEKPPVQQLADKISAVFVPAVVLIALITLAVNLWLIDTGLREALLRSIAVLVISCPCAMGLATPTAVMVGAGRAARSGILLRGGRTLETLANVRTIVFDKTGTLTTGVFSEITLTPMPGHNAVQLQRILLGLEQQSAHPLAKSVVALLTKQGNVQAAALTGLREIAGTGIEGRDALGNLWAAGSWRLLPENHNAGQHDIYLLCNGLPVATADLRDEVRPGMKELIDFIHSRGIHTVLLSGDRAEKCHEVAAAIGIQEVLAAQLPDQKLNHIARFAAQGTTAMVGDGINDAPALARAHAGIAHGEATPAALQSAQVLLAGTADLRKLRDTLLISHHTLRTIRQNLFWAFFYNVIAIPLAAAGLLSPMIAALSMAFSDVIVIGNSIRLRTKKLT, encoded by the coding sequence ATGAGCACGGATGAACGACATATTGAGCTGAAAATTGAGGGGATGGACTGCGCCAACTGTGCACTGGGCATTACCCGGAAACTCACAAAGGGCGGGCATCAGCAGGTTCAGGTGAATTTTGCCACGGGCGAAGCTACTCTGGAACTGGCGCCCGAAACCACCCGGCAACAGGTGGTGAGCGACATTACCTCGCTGGGCTACCGCGTGGTGGAGCCTGCGGCTGCCGACCAAAAACAGCCGCTGCGCCTCACTACAGAGCAGAAATTCTGGTTTTGCCTTGTGTTTACCGTGCCGCTCTTCTTCGGACACATGCTGTTCGGGCACGGCGCGTGGATAAACCAGCCCTGGGTGCAGCTGGCGCTTTGCCTGCCGGTGCTGGCTGTGGGCGGTTTTCATTTTGCGCGAAGTGCCTGGGGTTCGGTACGATCGGGCGTGGCCAATATGGATGTGCTTATTCTGCTTGGCTCTACCGCTGCCTTTGGCTACAGCCTTTTTGGCTGGTTTACGGCGGCCAATGCCCACGAAGTACACAATTACCTGTTTTTCGAAACCACAGCCACCATCATTACCCTTGTGCTGCTGGGCAACGTATTCGAACACCGGGCTGTAAAGCGCACCACCACCGCCATAGACGAACTGGCCGCCCTGCAGCCTTCCACTGCACGCCGCATTACCAGTCACGGCAACCACGAACACATTGAAGAAGTACCCGCCGCCAGCCTGCGCGTGGGCGACCTGCTCCAGCTCAACACCGGCGATGCCGTGCCGGCCGATGCCACCGTTACCGAAGGCAGCGGAGCCGCCAACGAAGCCATGATGACCGGCGAGGCCATTCCCGTAAACAAACAGCCCGGCGACAGCCTCACCGGAGGTACCATTCTGCTGCAAGGCCCCCTGCGCGCACGCGTAATACGCACCGGCAAAAACACCCTGCTGGCAAAAATCATCGACCTCGTAAAACAGGCCCAGCAGGAAAAACCGCCCGTGCAGCAGCTGGCCGATAAAATAAGTGCCGTATTCGTGCCCGCCGTTGTGCTCATTGCACTTATTACGCTGGCCGTAAACCTCTGGCTCATCGACACCGGCCTGCGAGAAGCTCTGCTGCGCAGTATTGCCGTACTGGTCATTTCCTGCCCCTGTGCCATGGGGCTGGCCACACCCACAGCCGTTATGGTGGGGGCCGGACGCGCAGCACGCAGCGGAATTCTGCTTCGCGGCGGACGCACACTGGAAACGCTGGCCAACGTGCGCACCATCGTGTTCGACAAAACGGGCACGCTCACCACGGGCGTGTTCAGCGAAATAACGCTTACCCCAATGCCCGGCCACAATGCGGTGCAACTTCAACGCATCCTGCTCGGCCTCGAACAGCAATCGGCACACCCGCTGGCTAAGTCGGTGGTGGCGTTGCTCACAAAGCAGGGCAATGTGCAGGCCGCAGCACTCACCGGACTCCGCGAAATTGCAGGCACCGGCATTGAAGGACGCGATGCACTGGGCAACCTTTGGGCCGCAGGCTCGTGGCGGCTGCTGCCCGAAAACCACAACGCCGGGCAGCACGATATTTACCTGCTCTGCAACGGCCTGCCCGTGGCCACCGCCGACCTGCGCGATGAAGTGCGGCCCGGCATGAAAGAACTGATTGACTTTATACACAGCCGCGGCATACACACCGTGCTGCTCAGCGGCGACCGCGCCGAAAAATGCCACGAAGTAGCCGCTGCAATCGGCATACAGGAAGTGCTGGCCGCACAGCTTCCCGATCAGAAACTCAACCACATTGCCCGCTTTGCCGCACAAGGCACCACTGCCATGGTAGGCGACGGCATAAACGATGCCCCTGCACTGGCCCGCGCCCACGCAGGCATTGCCCACGGCGAAGCCACACCGGCCGCCCTGCAATCGGCACAGGTGCTGCTGGCCGGCACTGCCGATTTACGCAAACTGCGCGATACACTGCTCATCAGCCACCACACCCTGCGCACAATCAGGCAAAACCTGTTCTGGGCATTTTTCTACAACGTAATTGCCATACCGCTTGCCGCCGCCGGACTGCTCTCGCCCATGATTGCCGCGCTGTCTATGGCGTTTTCAGATGTAATTGTAATCGGAAACTCCATCCGTCTTCGCACAAAAAAGCTAACTTAA
- a CDS encoding DUF4465 domain-containing protein — MKQIITLIALSFTTALAAQTISTAENVVLASESYWNGSDQSGGVASGNAFFPNAYDTSFGGYWASGWAVSNRTDSAVVASSVAQLYTASAGSGYQSANYFVGTNYSIIRLTGNAAGGIVNGMYVNTSAYAYNSMTFGDFFGKQFGGASGNDPDWFKMVVRKYLNGQLSINDSVEFYFADFRFANNAQDYIVRNWTWLDLTTLGNCDSLEITLNSSDVGSAGMNTPAYYCIDNFTTADSPLGITQTEASPVHTWPNPFTSSLVISRTQTIPAQLEITDASGRVVFTETLAAAQEQVDLSFLAPGMYVLSIREGSTSTVKQLIKN; from the coding sequence ATGAAACAAATTATTACGCTCATTGCTTTGTCCTTCACCACGGCACTCGCCGCACAAACCATTTCCACAGCCGAAAATGTAGTACTTGCCTCAGAATCGTATTGGAATGGCAGCGACCAGAGCGGCGGGGTCGCTTCGGGCAATGCTTTTTTTCCAAACGCCTATGACACCTCATTTGGCGGATACTGGGCCAGCGGCTGGGCCGTATCAAACCGTACCGACAGCGCAGTGGTGGCCAGCAGCGTTGCTCAGCTTTACACCGCATCGGCCGGTAGCGGTTACCAGTCGGCAAACTACTTTGTGGGTACAAACTACAGCATCATCCGCCTCACAGGCAATGCGGCAGGTGGGATAGTAAACGGTATGTATGTGAATACTTCGGCCTATGCTTACAACAGCATGACCTTTGGCGATTTCTTCGGCAAGCAGTTCGGTGGTGCATCAGGCAACGATCCCGACTGGTTTAAAATGGTGGTACGCAAATACCTCAACGGGCAGTTATCAATTAACGACAGCGTGGAGTTTTACTTTGCCGATTTCCGTTTTGCCAACAACGCACAGGACTATATTGTGCGCAACTGGACCTGGCTCGACCTTACCACACTTGGCAATTGCGACAGTCTGGAAATCACGCTCAACTCGAGCGACGTAGGTTCGGCCGGAATGAATACGCCTGCTTACTACTGCATCGACAATTTCACCACAGCCGATTCGCCGCTGGGCATTACACAAACCGAAGCATCGCCTGTGCATACGTGGCCTAATCCGTTTACGTCCTCGCTCGTAATTTCGCGCACTCAAACTATTCCCGCCCAGCTTGAAATTACGGATGCTTCGGGCCGTGTGGTATTTACCGAAACGCTTGCAGCTGCTCAGGAGCAGGTTGATCTTTCGTTCCTCGCGCCGGGTATGTATGTGCTCAGCATCCGCGAAGGCAGCACAAGCACGGTGAAGCAACTCATCAAAAACTAG
- a CDS encoding T9SS type A sorting domain-containing protein: MKSMLRLFLVPALLCTMQLYAQFAPPAGVPGTTAMYKDSSAFVAWATGCTVQRGPMDISNTALGTASAGDSSMALGLSGSNAFVSLGDGGSATLTFDNPVYNGPGWDFAVFENSFDGQFLELAFVEVSSDGVNFVRFPATSNTQDTVQKGPFDLLDATKLNNLAGKYIAFYGTPFDLSELTGSPGIDLNAIRYVRVVDAVGSVLPQYASYDINGNAVNDPWATPFASCGFDLEAVGVIHQLTGISSLQAVVSSITIFPQPVSGSEVQLSYTLTETANVAVQIIDAAGKIVAQHSQGEQQPGNYLLPLTVADRSRALYFIRLQAGNSVRSVPLVFYTH, translated from the coding sequence ATGAAAAGCATGCTCCGTCTGTTTCTTGTTCCGGCCCTGCTTTGTACCATGCAGCTGTACGCGCAGTTTGCCCCGCCCGCCGGCGTGCCCGGAACCACAGCCATGTACAAAGACAGCAGCGCCTTTGTGGCATGGGCTACAGGCTGCACCGTGCAGCGCGGGCCAATGGATATTTCAAACACGGCACTCGGTACCGCCAGTGCAGGCGACAGCAGCATGGCGCTCGGCCTGTCGGGCAGCAATGCCTTTGTAAGCCTTGGCGACGGCGGCTCGGCCACACTTACATTTGATAACCCTGTTTACAATGGCCCCGGCTGGGATTTTGCCGTGTTCGAAAATTCGTTCGACGGACAGTTTCTCGAACTGGCGTTTGTGGAAGTAAGCTCCGACGGTGTAAACTTTGTGCGTTTTCCCGCCACCTCCAACACGCAGGACACCGTTCAAAAAGGCCCGTTTGATTTGCTCGATGCCACAAAGCTCAACAACCTTGCCGGCAAGTATATTGCCTTTTACGGCACACCGTTCGATCTTTCCGAACTTACCGGCAGCCCGGGCATTGATCTCAACGCAATACGCTATGTGCGTGTGGTGGACGCAGTAGGCTCCGTTCTGCCGCAATATGCTTCCTACGACATAAACGGAAATGCGGTGAATGATCCGTGGGCCACACCGTTTGCCTCATGCGGGTTTGATCTTGAAGCGGTGGGCGTTATTCACCAGCTCACCGGCATCAGCAGTTTACAGGCAGTAGTATCTTCGATTACGATTTTTCCGCAGCCGGTCTCCGGCAGCGAGGTACAGCTCAGCTACACACTCACCGAAACCGCCAATGTAGCGGTGCAAATTATCGACGCTGCAGGCAAAATAGTTGCACAACATTCGCAGGGCGAACAACAGCCGGGCAATTATTTATTGCCATTGACTGTTGCAGACAGAAGCCGGGCTTTGTATTTTATCCGCCTGCAGGCCGGCAACAGTGTGCGCAGCGTACCGCTTGTGTTTTATACACATTAA
- a CDS encoding TonB-dependent receptor gives MMKPLRTYLTGLLFVCGCLPALHAQDSLRPALKKPVVIEAPRGGLGSAAVSSLPIDSALTSQYAQQTMSDLLLRHGVFVKTYGSGSLASIGVRGSSASHTPVVWNGINLQSSANGQVDFALLPVFLFQSVQLNPGSTSAAWGSGAIGGAVMLGSSVQPGDSVVAARASSQFGSFGENGQALQFLLSRSRMAVSVRGVRQLAINNFPFRNTTLAGSPEQEQTNASVFMQAATADFGWMPGRKGNHRIGAHIWLQENNRHIAPSMLQLQSNATQYDRSARFLLTHAAALNDNRTYIRTRAALLLDELRYTSGYTGDSSSITTGLTQITETEINRILHPRAEVNLGINNTFSQVEVTRFLSQRSMNRTALFAIAAFTLRPHTKIILQFRGEQVNGRLLQPVGSAGFTTLFARIITFNANLSRNYRLPTFNDLYWQPGGNPQLKPEKSWNAETSVNTMLHHGNWFTALQFTGFVREVYDWIQWIPNGAYWSPRNVWQVWARGAETRIDIGYRRRKWKISSSFGYDYVRSINKRSISPNDQSVNKQLIYVPAHRAFGILTVQYHDIYFTYTHQYTSHFFTSTDHSTYLPAFTQAQVTAGTTLQLKQFKAECFVRVNNLYNTAYQAMPLRPMPPRSFQLGMRIDFQSRTSSINTK, from the coding sequence ATGATGAAACCATTGCGTACATACCTCACGGGGCTGTTGTTTGTGTGCGGCTGTTTACCGGCTTTGCATGCGCAGGACAGTTTGCGCCCGGCACTGAAAAAGCCGGTGGTGATTGAAGCGCCGCGCGGTGGTTTGGGCAGTGCAGCTGTGAGCAGTTTGCCAATCGACTCGGCGCTTACGTCGCAGTATGCGCAGCAAACGATGTCGGACCTGCTTCTGCGGCACGGTGTTTTTGTAAAGACCTATGGCAGCGGATCGCTTGCCAGCATTGGTGTGCGTGGCAGCAGTGCTTCGCATACGCCGGTGGTGTGGAATGGCATCAACCTGCAAAGCAGTGCAAACGGCCAGGTTGATTTTGCTTTGCTGCCGGTGTTTCTTTTTCAGTCGGTGCAGCTCAATCCCGGCAGCACTTCGGCAGCGTGGGGCAGTGGTGCCATTGGCGGTGCGGTTATGCTGGGCAGTTCGGTGCAGCCGGGCGATTCGGTAGTTGCCGCGCGGGCGTCCTCGCAGTTTGGCAGCTTCGGCGAAAATGGTCAGGCGTTGCAGTTTTTGCTGAGCCGAAGCCGTATGGCTGTATCGGTACGCGGAGTAAGGCAGCTGGCCATCAACAATTTTCCGTTTCGCAATACTACGCTGGCCGGGTCGCCGGAGCAGGAGCAAACCAATGCATCAGTTTTCATGCAGGCTGCTACGGCTGATTTTGGCTGGATGCCCGGCCGCAAAGGCAATCACCGCATCGGCGCGCACATCTGGCTGCAGGAAAACAACCGGCATATTGCGCCTTCCATGCTGCAGCTGCAAAGCAACGCCACGCAATACGACCGAAGCGCGCGCTTCCTGCTCACGCATGCCGCCGCGCTCAACGATAACCGCACTTACATACGCACCCGCGCCGCATTGCTGCTCGACGAACTCCGCTACACCAGCGGCTATACCGGCGATTCATCGTCAATCACCACCGGCCTTACGCAAATTACCGAAACCGAAATCAACCGCATCCTGCACCCGCGTGCAGAAGTAAACCTCGGCATCAACAACACGTTTTCGCAGGTAGAGGTTACACGCTTCCTCAGCCAACGCAGCATGAACCGCACCGCACTTTTTGCTATTGCTGCTTTTACACTTCGCCCCCATACAAAAATTATCCTCCAGTTCAGAGGCGAACAGGTAAACGGCCGCCTGCTTCAGCCCGTGGGCAGTGCGGGCTTCACAACCCTTTTTGCCCGTATCATAACATTTAACGCCAATTTATCACGCAATTACCGTCTGCCCACCTTCAATGATTTATACTGGCAGCCCGGCGGTAATCCGCAACTCAAACCGGAAAAAAGCTGGAACGCCGAAACTTCGGTCAATACCATGCTGCACCACGGAAACTGGTTCACAGCGTTACAGTTTACAGGCTTTGTGCGCGAAGTATATGACTGGATACAATGGATTCCGAACGGTGCATACTGGTCGCCGCGCAATGTGTGGCAGGTATGGGCCCGCGGAGCTGAAACACGTATTGATATCGGCTACAGGCGCAGGAAATGGAAAATCAGCAGCAGCTTTGGGTATGATTATGTACGAAGCATTAACAAACGCAGCATTTCACCAAACGATCAGTCGGTAAACAAACAACTTATTTATGTCCCTGCACACCGGGCATTTGGCATTCTTACCGTGCAGTATCATGATATTTATTTCACTTATACCCATCAATACACTTCTCACTTTTTCACCTCAACCGATCACAGTACCTATTTACCTGCATTTACACAGGCACAGGTTACGGCCGGCACTACACTGCAACTAAAGCAATTCAAGGCCGAATGCTTTGTGCGTGTAAATAATCTCTACAACACCGCCTATCAGGCCATGCCGCTGCGTCCCATGCCGCCGCGCAGTTTTCAGCTAGGCATGCGTATCGATTTTCAATCACGTACATCATCAATCAATACAAAATAA
- a CDS encoding T9SS type A sorting domain-containing protein, with translation MKKSLTLLFCAAILLYGTLLRAQPCGASQQLSPQQQLTLDSFAVLLDTALKHEDLADIQMRCAQILNVLGNQAGIPESAESYFQLTANTQWASYNDALLAERYLIAQDSLAYVDLWKLGKGMLPPAYQPHSVPLRAGAEIAAGLLKISFHEADQQRSTAYFNWGKRALDSLKTMQLPSGAFPFPDLRPYNDPVFSPIIQNYLNALGSDSVNVLQNGWIIDDSGTGEFKFDAGQIANAFYEGYQHTGDTSYITVVIRIAQYLRSTTFNTNFNYNSFSILGLTRAWQLTGDTSYHNRAIKNLEYAMQPGQLPNGRWIDGHNARSVYHALMIYNTIPLLKSTPQNHPKYQTISQLIRSAVINLNIYSHTCESATGFRWLIAANDLPPGFFTNATADSLSDYLGRHTQQMMINGRYTDIPTIGEYMRLMNVVAGTAETPLQSLQVSVFPNPASDEIAVNVSLTEHEPVLITVYDVTGKPVLAPQQNSLNAGMNRVTLDITALPPGYYLLHCTGSSGRQTIPLIKY, from the coding sequence ATGAAAAAGAGCCTGACCCTGCTTTTTTGTGCTGCAATACTGCTTTACGGCACACTGCTTCGCGCGCAACCCTGCGGCGCTTCGCAGCAGCTAAGCCCTCAGCAGCAACTTACGCTCGATTCGTTTGCTGTGCTGCTTGATACGGCGCTGAAACACGAAGATCTTGCCGATATACAGATGCGTTGTGCGCAAATTCTAAACGTGCTTGGCAATCAGGCAGGCATTCCTGAATCGGCGGAAAGTTATTTTCAGCTCACGGCAAATACCCAGTGGGCCAGCTACAATGATGCACTGCTGGCCGAGCGTTATCTGATTGCGCAGGACAGCCTGGCGTATGTAGATTTGTGGAAATTAGGTAAAGGTATGTTGCCCCCGGCCTACCAGCCGCATTCGGTGCCGCTGCGGGCGGGAGCGGAAATTGCTGCGGGGCTGTTAAAAATTTCGTTTCACGAAGCCGATCAGCAGCGCAGCACGGCCTATTTCAACTGGGGCAAACGCGCACTCGACAGCCTCAAAACCATGCAGCTTCCCAGCGGTGCATTTCCTTTTCCTGATTTGCGCCCTTACAACGATCCGGTTTTTTCGCCCATCATTCAAAACTACCTCAACGCACTGGGCAGCGACTCGGTAAACGTGCTGCAAAACGGCTGGATTATTGACGACTCCGGCACCGGCGAATTTAAATTTGATGCCGGCCAGATTGCCAACGCATTTTACGAAGGCTATCAGCATACCGGCGATACATCATACATTACCGTAGTTATACGAATTGCACAATACCTGCGCAGCACCACATTCAACACCAACTTCAACTACAACAGTTTTTCCATACTCGGCCTCACCCGTGCCTGGCAGCTCACAGGCGATACCAGCTACCACAACCGCGCCATAAAAAATCTCGAATATGCCATGCAGCCCGGCCAGCTGCCCAACGGCCGCTGGATAGACGGCCACAACGCACGCTCGGTGTATCATGCGCTGATGATTTACAACACCATTCCCCTGCTGAAGAGTACGCCGCAAAATCATCCGAAATACCAGACCATTTCGCAACTCATCAGAAGCGCAGTAATAAACCTGAACATTTACAGCCACACCTGCGAATCAGCCACAGGCTTCCGCTGGCTGATTGCAGCCAATGATCTCCCGCCCGGATTTTTTACCAATGCCACTGCCGACAGCCTGAGCGATTATCTCGGCCGCCACACGCAGCAAATGATGATAAACGGCCGCTACACCGATATTCCAACTATTGGCGAATACATGCGCCTGATGAACGTAGTGGCCGGTACAGCCGAAACACCTCTGCAGTCTTTACAGGTAAGCGTTTTCCCAAACCCGGCTTCCGACGAAATAGCGGTGAATGTTTCGCTTACTGAACACGAACCTGTGCTGATTACCGTTTACGATGTGACCGGAAAACCGGTGCTTGCCCCGCAGCAAAATAGCCTGAATGCCGGCATGAACAGGGTGACACTGGATATTACCGCATTGCCTCCGGGCTATTACCTGCTGCACTGCACAGGCAGCTCCGGCCGGCAAACCATTCCGCTTATCAAATACTGA
- a CDS encoding glycosyltransferase has protein sequence MNDSRPHLLYIASWYPHISAPVQGIFIQRHAQTAALDYRVSVVFAYPDAALTGNNIVTGVEQHGALTEIRVSYSPQTTSLPLLGKYRKSRRYVNAIRAGVAEAIMRNGTPGLLHLHVIWRGAVATLPLLRELNVPLIISEHWSGYMPEDGNYNGLLMRTYTERIVKRAKHITIVSEKMQQAMQAHGLQGNYSMLHNVTDTELFKPAPVLVHEEPFELLHVSSLTEREKNISGMLRVMSMLRDEKIRLRIIGEGAERALHETTAAGLGVLGENVFFEGQKTPAEVAVAMQHSHALLMFSHFEGMPCVIAEAQSCGMPVIATRTGGIPQMVNEQQGILAQPGNEDELRRAVLELKKHYHRYNRAAIREHAVATYSTQAVRRELNERYSQLIRS, from the coding sequence ATGAATGATTCACGTCCGCATCTGCTTTACATTGCAAGCTGGTATCCGCACATATCGGCACCGGTGCAGGGCATTTTCATTCAACGCCACGCACAAACCGCCGCACTCGATTACCGCGTTTCAGTAGTATTTGCCTACCCTGATGCGGCGCTTACCGGAAACAATATTGTAACCGGTGTGGAGCAGCACGGCGCACTTACCGAGATACGCGTATCCTACTCGCCGCAAACCACTTCGCTGCCCCTGCTGGGCAAATACCGCAAAAGCCGCCGCTACGTAAACGCCATTCGTGCAGGCGTGGCCGAAGCCATTATGCGCAACGGCACACCCGGATTGCTGCACCTGCACGTAATCTGGCGCGGCGCCGTAGCCACACTGCCCCTGCTGCGCGAGTTGAACGTGCCCCTCATTATTTCCGAACACTGGTCGGGCTATATGCCCGAAGACGGCAACTACAACGGCCTGCTCATGCGTACTTACACCGAACGCATTGTAAAACGCGCGAAACACATTACCATCGTTTCGGAAAAAATGCAGCAGGCCATGCAGGCACATGGTTTACAGGGAAACTATTCAATGCTGCACAATGTAACCGATACCGAACTTTTTAAACCCGCACCGGTACTGGTTCATGAAGAACCTTTTGAACTGCTTCACGTATCTTCACTCACCGAAAGAGAAAAAAATATTTCGGGAATGCTTCGCGTGATGAGTATGCTGCGCGATGAAAAAATACGGTTGCGGATTATTGGAGAGGGTGCCGAACGTGCGTTGCACGAAACAACAGCCGCAGGTTTGGGTGTGCTGGGTGAAAATGTATTTTTTGAAGGACAGAAAACACCGGCCGAAGTAGCCGTAGCCATGCAGCACAGCCACGCCCTGCTCATGTTCAGTCATTTTGAAGGCATGCCCTGCGTAATAGCCGAGGCACAAAGCTGCGGAATGCCCGTAATAGCCACGCGCACAGGCGGAATTCCGCAAATGGTTAACGAACAGCAGGGAATACTTGCACAACCGGGCAATGAAGACGAACTTCGCCGTGCGGTGCTCGAACTGAAAAAGCATTACCACCGCTACAACCGTGCCGCCATACGCGAACACGCCGTAGCCACCTACAGCACACAAGCCGTGCGCCGCGAACTGAATGAACGCTACAGCCAACTCATCCGCTCATGA
- a CDS encoding DUF1801 domain-containing protein encodes MQDVSSYIANAPEPERAVLNALNTCLSGLPGVFVKMNYGLPFYYRNSWICYLALLKNGGVELAFTRANELSNEQGLLDFRNRKQVAGIIFRELRDINLNVLHEVIQEAILLDDTVNYSVRKKK; translated from the coding sequence ATGCAGGATGTTTCAAGCTATATAGCCAATGCTCCGGAGCCGGAACGCGCAGTGCTTAATGCGCTTAACACCTGCCTCTCAGGACTGCCCGGTGTGTTTGTGAAAATGAACTATGGTTTGCCGTTTTACTATCGGAATTCATGGATTTGTTACCTCGCACTGCTAAAAAACGGAGGTGTTGAACTTGCATTTACTCGTGCCAATGAACTTTCAAACGAACAAGGATTACTTGATTTCAGAAACAGGAAACAGGTGGCCGGAATAATTTTCAGGGAATTACGTGATATTAACCTGAATGTGTTGCATGAAGTTATTCAGGAAGCCATACTGCTTGATGATACGGTGAACTATTCTGTTCGGAAGAAAAAATGA